In Streptomyces pluripotens, the genomic window ATGATCGGCGCGCCCCTGCGCTACCTCACCGACCGTGCTGTACAGGCCCGTCACGACTCCCTCTTCCCGTGGGGCACGTTCGTCGTGAACCTCACCGGCTGCCTGGTCCTGGGGCTGCTCGCGGGCGCCGCCTCGGCCGGGGTCACCGGGTCCCCTGTGCAACTGCTGCTGGGGACCGGGCTGTGCGGCGCACTGTCGACCTACTCGACGTTCTCGTACGAGACCCTGCGGCTCACCGAGGCCGGCTCGGGTCTCTATGCTGCCGTCAACGTCCTCGCGAGTGTGGTGGGAGGGCTTGGAGCTGCCTTCGCCGGGGTTTCGCTTGCTGGCGCACTGTGGGCCTAGGCGCTTGTCGTACGGCCGGGCATAGTAAGTACTGTCTACAGCACTGTCGACCAACTCTCCTCAGAACTGGATCCCATGAGCGCCATCTCCGTCGGTCAAGCCGTCGTCCTCGGAGTAGTCGAGGGGGTGACCGAGTTCCTTCCCGTGTCCTCCACCGGCCACCTGAAGATCACCGAGGGGCTCATGGACATCCCCGTCGACGACAAGTCCGTCGTCGGGTTCTCCGCCGTTATTCAGGTCGGCGCCATCGCCGCCGTGCTCGTGTACTTCTTCAAAGACATCAAGCGGATCATGTCCGCGTGGTTCCGCGGTCTGACCAACCGCGAGGAGCGCTACCACCACGACTACAAGTTCGCCTGGTGGGTGATCTACGCGACCATTCCGATCGTCATCGTGGGGCTGGCCGCCAAGCCGCTGATCGAGGGCCCGCTCGCCTCGCTCTGGGTGGTCGGCGGCTCGTTGATCCTCGGCTCTGTGGTGATGTGGTGTGCCGACCAGATGGGTCGGCACAAGCGAGGTGAGGACGACACGTCCCTCAGGGACGCGATGTGGGTCGGCTGCTCGCAGATCCTCGCCCTCCTCTTCCCTGGCTTCTCCCGCTCCGGCGCCACCATGTCCACCGCGCTCATCCTCGACCTGGATCGTGTCGCCGCCACGCGCCTGTCCTTCTTCCTCGGCATCCCGGCCCTGACCGGTGCCGGCATCTACGAACTGAAGGACGCCCTCGGCGCGGGCGTGGGCGCCGCCCCGCTGGCGGTCGGCACGCTCGTGTCCTTCGTCGTCGCCTATGCCTCCATTGCTTGGTTGCTCAAGTTCGTCGCCAAGCACTCCTTCAACGCCT contains:
- the crcB gene encoding fluoride efflux transporter CrcB, with the translated sequence MNWLLVIAGAMIGAPLRYLTDRAVQARHDSLFPWGTFVVNLTGCLVLGLLAGAASAGVTGSPVQLLLGTGLCGALSTYSTFSYETLRLTEAGSGLYAAVNVLASVVGGLGAAFAGVSLAGALWA
- a CDS encoding undecaprenyl-diphosphate phosphatase is translated as MSAISVGQAVVLGVVEGVTEFLPVSSTGHLKITEGLMDIPVDDKSVVGFSAVIQVGAIAAVLVYFFKDIKRIMSAWFRGLTNREERYHHDYKFAWWVIYATIPIVIVGLAAKPLIEGPLASLWVVGGSLILGSVVMWCADQMGRHKRGEDDTSLRDAMWVGCSQILALLFPGFSRSGATMSTALILDLDRVAATRLSFFLGIPALTGAGIYELKDALGAGVGAAPLAVGTLVSFVVAYASIAWLLKFVAKHSFNAFVVYRIIAGLAILGMLTTGVVDG